A genome region from Stenotrophomonas maltophilia includes the following:
- the ubiG gene encoding bifunctional 2-polyprenyl-6-hydroxyphenol methylase/3-demethylubiquinol 3-O-methyltransferase UbiG, which translates to MTAPHASSNFDQAELDKFAALANRWWDADGPQKPLHALNPVRLKYVADRVPLRGARVLDIGCGGGLLSEALAQSGADVTAIDLAPELVKVARLHALESGAKVDYRVQAAEDLAAEQPGSFDVVTCMEMLEHVPDPGAIIEACKRLLKPGGHLFLSTINRTAAAFAVAIVGAEYVARLLPKGTHHYQEFIKPAELARWLREADMQLVDVSGMAYEPWRNHARLSSRTDINYLAYAVKPA; encoded by the coding sequence ATGACTGCCCCCCACGCTTCCTCCAATTTCGATCAGGCCGAGCTGGACAAGTTCGCCGCGCTGGCCAACCGCTGGTGGGACGCTGACGGCCCGCAGAAGCCGCTGCATGCGCTGAACCCGGTGCGGCTGAAGTACGTGGCCGACCGCGTGCCGCTGCGCGGTGCGCGCGTGCTGGACATCGGCTGCGGTGGCGGCCTGCTGAGCGAGGCGCTGGCGCAGTCCGGTGCCGACGTCACCGCCATCGACCTGGCCCCGGAACTGGTCAAGGTCGCGCGCCTGCACGCGCTGGAAAGCGGTGCCAAGGTCGATTATCGCGTCCAGGCCGCCGAGGACCTGGCTGCCGAGCAGCCGGGCAGTTTCGATGTGGTCACCTGCATGGAAATGCTCGAGCACGTGCCGGATCCGGGCGCGATCATCGAAGCCTGCAAGCGCCTGCTGAAGCCGGGCGGTCACCTGTTCCTGTCGACCATCAACCGCACCGCTGCTGCCTTCGCGGTGGCGATTGTCGGCGCCGAGTACGTGGCGCGGCTGCTGCCCAAGGGCACACATCACTACCAGGAATTCATCAAGCCGGCCGAGCTGGCGCGCTGGCTGCGCGAGGCCGACATGCAGCTGGTGGATGTCAGCGGCATGGCCTACGAGCCGTGGCGCAACCACGCCCGCCTGAGCAGCCGCACCGACATCAACTACCTGGCCTACGCGGTCAAGCCGGCATGA
- the efp gene encoding elongation factor P → MASYGMNDVKNGMKILVNNQPAVIIDTEYVKPGKGQAFTRVKYRLIKDGRTQEVTMKSTDSLDAADVVDTDMNFMYSDGEYWHFMDPESFEQVQATKAGMGGAEKWLKGEESCVVTLWNGEPIFVQPPNFVELKITETDPGVRGDTSGGGGKPATLETGAVVRVPLFVNQDEVIRVDTRSGEYSARVK, encoded by the coding sequence ATGGCCAGCTACGGCATGAACGACGTCAAGAACGGGATGAAGATCCTGGTCAACAACCAACCGGCCGTCATCATCGACACCGAATACGTCAAGCCGGGCAAGGGCCAGGCCTTCACCCGCGTGAAGTACCGCCTGATCAAGGACGGCCGTACCCAGGAAGTGACCATGAAGTCGACCGACTCGCTGGATGCAGCCGACGTCGTCGACACCGACATGAACTTCATGTACAGCGATGGCGAGTACTGGCACTTCATGGATCCGGAATCCTTCGAGCAGGTCCAGGCCACCAAGGCCGGCATGGGCGGCGCCGAGAAGTGGCTGAAGGGCGAAGAGTCCTGCGTGGTCACCCTGTGGAACGGTGAGCCGATCTTCGTGCAGCCGCCGAACTTCGTCGAACTGAAGATCACCGAGACCGATCCGGGCGTCCGTGGCGACACCTCGGGCGGCGGCGGCAAGCCGGCCACCCTGGAAACCGGCGCCGTGGTCCGCGTGCCGCTGTTCGTCAACCAGGACGAAGTGATCCGCGTCGACACCCGTTCGGGCGAGTACTCCGCACGCGTCAAGTAA
- a CDS encoding TRZ/ATZ family hydrolase, whose product MSDSPHLPEACDLLIEAGYVVPIEPHAVVLEDHAVAVRGSEIVAILPRAEARARFRAAQVVSRPEAALMPGLVNAHTHNPMTLLRGVADDLPLMTWLQQHIWPVEAAVIGPEFVADGTTLAIAEMLRGGTTCANENYFFGDVQAAVYKKHGFRALVGAVIIDFPTAWAKTDDEYFAKAGELHDQWRTDPLIGTAFAPHAPYTVNDANFERVRMLSDQLDMQVHLHTHETAQEITDSIKLHGQRPLARLDRLGLVNDRLIAVHMTQLTDAEIHLCAERGVSVVHCPESNLKLASGFCPACALQRAGVNLAIGTDGCASNNDLDMFSENRTAAILAKAVADDATALDAATTLRASTLGGARALGFGDRIGSIEVGKQADLVCVDLSALETQPLHNVLSQLVYATGRQQVSDVWIAGKPKLVQRELVGMDLPGIIANARQWRERIRHIRA is encoded by the coding sequence ATGAGCGATAGCCCGCACCTCCCCGAAGCCTGCGACCTGCTCATCGAAGCCGGTTATGTCGTTCCGATCGAGCCGCATGCGGTGGTGCTGGAAGACCATGCCGTGGCCGTGCGTGGCAGCGAGATCGTCGCCATCCTGCCGCGTGCCGAGGCGCGTGCGCGCTTCCGTGCCGCGCAGGTGGTCAGCCGCCCCGAGGCGGCGCTGATGCCGGGCCTGGTCAACGCGCACACGCACAATCCGATGACCCTGCTGCGCGGCGTCGCCGACGACCTGCCACTGATGACCTGGCTGCAGCAGCACATCTGGCCGGTGGAAGCGGCGGTGATCGGCCCCGAATTCGTCGCCGACGGCACCACCCTGGCCATCGCCGAGATGCTGCGCGGCGGCACCACCTGCGCCAACGAGAACTACTTCTTCGGCGACGTGCAGGCCGCGGTCTACAAGAAGCATGGTTTCCGCGCGCTGGTCGGCGCGGTCATCATCGATTTCCCCACCGCCTGGGCCAAGACCGACGACGAGTACTTCGCCAAGGCCGGTGAACTGCATGACCAGTGGCGCACCGATCCGCTGATCGGCACCGCGTTCGCGCCGCACGCGCCGTACACCGTAAACGACGCCAATTTCGAGCGGGTGCGGATGCTGTCCGACCAGCTCGACATGCAGGTCCACCTGCACACCCACGAGACCGCGCAGGAAATCACCGATTCGATCAAGCTGCACGGCCAGCGCCCGCTGGCGCGGCTGGATCGGCTCGGGCTGGTCAACGACCGCCTGATCGCGGTGCACATGACCCAGCTGACCGACGCGGAAATCCACCTGTGCGCCGAACGCGGCGTCAGCGTGGTGCACTGCCCGGAATCGAACCTGAAGCTGGCCTCCGGTTTCTGCCCGGCCTGCGCCCTGCAGCGCGCCGGCGTGAACCTGGCCATCGGCACCGACGGCTGCGCCAGCAACAACGACCTGGACATGTTCAGCGAGAACCGCACTGCGGCGATCCTGGCCAAGGCCGTGGCCGACGACGCCACCGCGCTGGATGCAGCCACCACGCTGCGTGCCTCCACGCTGGGTGGCGCCCGCGCGCTGGGCTTCGGCGACCGCATCGGTTCGATCGAGGTCGGCAAGCAGGCCGACCTGGTCTGCGTCGACCTGTCCGCGCTGGAAACCCAGCCGCTGCACAACGTGCTGTCGCAGCTGGTGTACGCCACCGGCCGCCAGCAGGTCAGCGATGTCTGGATTGCCGGCAAGCCGAAGCTGGTGCAGCGCGAGCTGGTCGGCATGGACCTGCCGGGCATCATCGCCAACGCGCGCCAGTGGCGCGAGCGTATCCGTCATATCCGCGCCTGA